The Panicum virgatum strain AP13 chromosome 5K, P.virgatum_v5, whole genome shotgun sequence genome has a window encoding:
- the LOC120709617 gene encoding uncharacterized protein LOC120709617 → MAPTTSDASASPLTMKLLVDTKVGRVLYAEAGKDVVDFLFSLLTLPVATVVKILSQDAMVGSIGNLYRSVETLDDTYVRSGDARAALLAPAGGYDGGKLLQLPEAVESSTEFYRCCYNNYTECWTHMSKVSGTRCKHSSCSGKMTTKMIVVAVDSSRASGGEAAAAAAQSGHAGKGFVQGVVTYTVMDDLKVAPMSTISGITLLNTFGVTDIGTLQEMTVQLGYDEGLEILKASLNKSKTVLTDVFLTKKKKGARTSGDKNAGTSQQQQEKRARTDQAAGKGLAIE, encoded by the exons ATGGCCCCAACCACCTCTGATGCTAGTGCTTCCCCGCTCACCATGAAGCTGCTGGTGGACACCAAGGTCGGCCGCGTGCTTTATGCGGAGGCAGGCAAGGACGTCGTCgacttcctcttctccctcctcacCTTGCCCGTCGCCACGGTCGTCAAGATCCTGAGCCAGGACGCCATGGTCGGCTCCATCGGCAACCTCTACCGCAGCGTCGAGACGCTTGACGACACCTACGTCCGCTCCGGCGACGCCAGGGCCGCGCTGCTCGCGCCGGCCGGAGGTTACGATGGCGGCAAGCTGCTCCAGCTGCCAGAGGCAGTGGAGTCCTCTACTGAATTTTACCGGTGCTGCTACAACAACTATACCGAGTGCTGGACACACATGTCTAAGGTGAGCGGCACGCGTTGTAAGCATAGCAGCTGCAGCGGCAAGATGACCACGAAGATGATCGTCGTTGCCGTGGATTCGAGCCGTGCTTCTGGTggagaggcagcggcggcggcagcccagTCAGGTCATGCAGGCAAGGGGTTCGTGCAGGGCGTGGTGACGTACACGGTGATGGACGACCTGAAGGTGGCGCCCATGTCCACCATCTCCGGCATCACCCTGCTCAACACCTTCGGCGTCACCGACATCGGCACGCTCCAGGAGATGACCGTCCAGCTGGGCTACGACGAG GGTTTGGAGATTCTGAAGGCGTCGTTGAACAAGTCCAAGACTGTGCTGACTGACGTTTTCCtgaccaagaagaagaagggggcgCGAACATCCGGCGACAAGAACGCCGGTACTAGTCAACAGCAGCAAGAGAAGAGAGCGCGGACTGATCAAGCGGCGGGAAAAGGGTTGGCTATTGAATAA
- the LOC120709618 gene encoding LOW QUALITY PROTEIN: uncharacterized protein LOC120709618 (The sequence of the model RefSeq protein was modified relative to this genomic sequence to represent the inferred CDS: deleted 1 base in 1 codon; substituted 1 base at 1 genomic stop codon), whose product MSDAAATPSSGTSTMKXLLVDRASQRVLFAEAGKDVVDFIFGLLAMTLGAAASLLRAEGAGAGAATLGSVANVYASVEKMDAAYLQGPEARDALLVNDSLPSGPSTRLLPTTSSAAAAAASTSTTEAPTYCSMCPPPGMHMPAPLAGQTYLPYQYQNPYYAPTPAPAPAPGSRGFVQGVASYTVMDDLTVAPASTASTLALLRRLGVKDLDAVEERTVTVGRKECLEILKVSLQSKTVLTDVFLAKTTNKRARTAGDENDDDAAGISNSE is encoded by the exons AtgagcgacgccgccgccacgccgtcgTCCGGGACCTCCACCATGAAG TAGCTGCTCGTCGACAGAGCGTCCCAGCGCGTCCTCTTCGCGGAGGCCGGCAAGGACGTCGTCGACTTCATCTTCGGCCTCCTCGCCATgacgctcggcgccgccgcgagcctgcTCCGCGccgagggcgccggcgccggcgccgccacgctcGGCAGCGTCGCGAACGTCTACGCCAGCGTGGAGAAGATGGACGCCGCGTACCTGCAGGGCCCCGAGGCCCGGGACGCGCTGCTCGTCAACGACAGCTTGCCGTCGGGCCCCTCCACCCGGCTCCTCCCCAccaccagcagcgccgccgccgccgccgcatctacTAGCACCACCGAGGCCCCGACCTACTGCAGCATGTGCCCGCCGCCCGGGATGCACATGCCAGCTCCTCTTGCCGGCCAAACCTACCTGCCGTACCAGTACCAGAACCCGTATTACGCtcccacgccggcgccggcgccggctccg GGGAGCAGGGGGTTCGTGCAGGGCGTGGCAAGCTACACCGTCATGGACGACCTCACCGTCGCGCCCGCGTCCACCGCGTCCACCCTGGCGCTGCTCCGCCGGCTCGGCGTCAAGGACCTCGACGCGGTCGAGGAGAGGACGGTCACCGTCGGCCGCAAAGAG TGCTTGGAGATCCTCAAGGTGTCGCTGCAGTCCAAGACCGTCCTGACTGATGTCTTCCTGGCAAAGACGACGAACAAGAGGGCGCGCACTGCCGGCGACGAGAACGACGACGACGCAGCTGGCATCTCTAATTCTGAGTAG